A portion of the Bufo gargarizans isolate SCDJY-AF-19 chromosome 7, ASM1485885v1, whole genome shotgun sequence genome contains these proteins:
- the SRSF11 gene encoding serine/arginine-rich splicing factor 11 isoform X3, with protein MSTVDPKLNHVTAGLVSPSLKSDASNKDIEEAMKRVREAQSLISAAIEPDKKDEKSKKRSRTRSHSRRRRTPSSSRHRRSRSRSRRRSHSKSRSRRRSKSPRRRRSHSRDRSRRTRSKSRDKKREEKEKKRSKTPPKSYSTSRRSRSASRDRRRRKSRSASRSPKKMRSPKRKASRTPSPRRHKKEKKKDKDREKNRDERERSSSKKKKSKDKEKERERRSESEKDVKQVTRDYDEEEQGYDSEKDKGEDYMVTEASPPLDEEAIIERASGESAKDSKVNGDDHHEEDMDMSD; from the exons ATGAGCACCGTTGATCCTAA acTGAATCATGTAACGGCCGGGCTGGTGTCCCCAAGTCTAAAATCTGATGCTTCTAACAAAGATATTGAAGAAGCCATGAAGAGGGTTCGGGAAGCCCAGTCTTTGATTTCTGCTGCCATTGAACCTG atAAGAAGGATGAAAAATCAAAAAAACGTTCAAGGACACGTTCCCattccaggagaaggaggacacccTCATCCTCCAGGCACAG acgTTCAAGAAGTAGGTCAAGAAGAAGATCTCATTCAAAGTCTAGAAGCAGACGGCGGTCTAAGAGCCCAAGAAGAAGGCGCTCCCACTCAAGGGACAGAAGCCGCCGCACTCGATCTAAATCCAG AGATAAAAAGCgagaagagaaagagaaaaaacgaTCCAAAACCCCACCCAAGAGCTACAGCACAAGCAGGCGGTCCCGGAGTGCAAGCAG GGACAGGAGGCGCAGGAAGAGTCGTAGTGCATCTCGATCCCCTAAAAAAATGAGATCACCAAAAAGGAAAGCATCTCGCACCCCGTCGCCTAGAAG acataaaaaagaaaagaagaaggaCAAAGATAGAGAAAAGAACAGAGATGAAAGAGAAAGATCTTCCAGTAAAAAGAAGAAAAGCAAAGACAAAGAGAAGGAACGAGAGCGAAGATCAGAAAGCGAAAAAGATGTGAAA CAGGTGACACGAGACTACGATGAAGAGGAGCAGGGTTACGACAGTGAGAAGGACAAGGGAGAAGATTATATGGTGACAGAGGCCAGCCCCCCGCTAGATGAGGAGGCCATAATAGAGAGGGCGAGTGGTGAATCCGCAAAGGACTCCAAAGTGAACGGTGACGATCATCATGAGGAAGATATGGATATGAGTGATTGA